A genomic segment from Thermothielavioides terrestris NRRL 8126 chromosome 4, complete sequence encodes:
- a CDS encoding SNF21-like protein (Contains conserved domains: cd00079, HELICc; cd00046, DEXDc; Bromodomain; pfam07529, HSA; pfam08880, QLQ. Contains conserved domains: cd00079, HELICc. cd00046, DEXDc. Bromodomain. pfam07529, HSA. pfam08880, QLQ), producing MASVQLPAAVQHPGSVLPASMTQQQAQEVFMRFQQMKKQGVPSTDPEFIKTQSILAALQRQSELRKQQLQLQQQQQQQQQQQQQQQQAMQNGANGLVNGAQPPRPAQPAAAQSTMPPATTSLGASALPATANGSAAPANAAAPAQNQASQFTPAQLSLLWTQIKAFRMLGKNAGVPIQMQRAIFEHRARRRASLAAKQGPQSASVAADSETPTQDGVKSDAQGNSASVPQPKAFKTLKSPYDGGLVRKTISYMDHGRRKNRLIIPGIFPTGIDFEQLRADREKIVFNRMSARYSELKSLPGNLAHWDASSDVLVADDTAKRKAIIEMKKLALYSRQRALRDKIGKQMMHYDNLAMTTNRAQYRRMKKQNVREARITEKLEKQQRDARENRQKKRHDDQMMALYNHRNEVLNAGQSQRGKMQKLSRVMYNHHFNIEKEEQKRIERTAKQRLQALKANDEEAYLKLLDQAKDTRITHLLRQTDGFLHQLASSVRAQQREAAERYGQDIDVPDSDEEDEEDEESSRKIDYYAVAHRIKEEVTEQASILVGGTLKEYQLKGLQWMLSLYNNNLNGILADEMGLGKTIQTISLITYLIEKKHQNGPYLVIVPLSTLTNWNLEFDKWAPSVAKVVYKGPPNARKMQQEKIRQGKFQVLLTTYEYIIKDRPLLSKIKWFHMIIDEGHRMKNTNSKLSATIQQYYSTRFRLILTGTPLQNNLAELWAMLNFVLPNIFKSAKTFDEWFNTPFANTGGQDKMELTEEEQILVIRRLHKVLRPFLLRRLKKDVEKDLPDKTEKVIKCKFSALQARLYKQMVTHQKIAVSDGKGGKTGARGLSNMIMQLRKLCNHPFVFDEVENQMNPANVSNDLLWRTAGKFELLDRILPKYKATGHRVLMFFQMTAIMDIMEDFLRYRGIQYLRLDGTTKSEDRSDLLKEFNRSDSPYFMFLLSTRAGGLGLNLQTADTVIIYDSDWNPHQDLQAQDRAHRIGQKNEVRILRLISSASVEEKILERARFKLDMDGKVIQAGRFDNKSSETDRDAMLRTLLETADMAESGEQEEMDDEELNMILARNEEELNIFQKLDEERSRDPIYGTAPGCKGVPRLMAEDELPDIYLNEGNPVEEESEVLLGRGARERTKVKYDDGLTEEQWLMAVDDDEDTPEAAAARKAARKEKREANKLKRLALLNASMENSPSASRASTEDVETPVKKRGRKPGSKNQEKRKAEDGDDEPPAKKRRGPQGRPKAVSTGASEARLSPELREKLQKSLRRIFDGLMNLEVDDDEPEEKPDGDKDDDDGPPKRLIIGPFVKLPPKRDWGDYYLIIANPICMNDIQKRIKKEEYNSLADMRKDLDLMVRNCRTFNEESSGICQDVNLIEAFFKKEFEKELSENPDLRALEDPSASSSSPTADGTRNTTPSGPPTRIKLVSGSSAGAANGGPVNGAGGGSGAGQSDEE from the exons ATGGCGAGTGTGCAGTTGCCGGCTGCGGTGCAGCATCCCGGCTCCGTCCTCCCGGCGAGCATgacccagcagcaggctcAGGAAGTATTCATG AGATTCCAGCAGATGAAGAAACAGGGCGTTCCCAGCACAGACCCGGAGTTCATCAAGACCCAATCCATTCTTGCCGCTCTCCAGCGACAGAGCGAGTTGCGgaagcagcagctgcagttgcagcagcaacagcagcagcagcaacagcaacaacaacaacaacagcaagcAATGCAAAATGGGGCCAACGGTCTCGTCAACGGAGCTCAACCTCCGCGTCCTGCCCAGCCCGCGGCTGCGCAATCAACCATGCCTCCCGCGACGACATCACTTGGCGCATCTGCCCTGCCGGCCACCGCTAACGGCTCTGCGGCGCCCGCAAATGCTGCTGCACCGGCGCAGAACCAGGCCAGCCAATTCACACCAGCGCAGCTGAGCCTGCTCTGGACACAAATCAAGGCCTTTAGGATGCTTGGTAAGAACGCAGGCGTCCCGATCCAGATGCAAAGGGCCATCTTCGAGCAcagggcgcgccgccgtgcaTCCCTGGCCGCCAAGCAAGGTCCTCAGTCCGCCTCGGTCGCTGCCGACTCGGAGACGCCTACGCAAGATGGTGTGAAATCCGATGCGCAAGGCAACTCCGCGTCTGTTCCGCAGCCTAAGGCCTTCAAGACACTGAAATCTCCGTACGACGGCGGGCTCGTTCGAAAGACCATCTCTTATATGGACCATGGCCGGCGCAAGAATCGCCTCATCATTCCCGGCATCTTCCCGACAGGCATCGACTTTGAGCAGCTGAGGGCCGACCGCGAGAAGATCGTCTTCAACCGCATGAGCGCGAGGTACTCCGAGTTGAAGTCGCTCCCTGGCAACCTGGCGCACTGGGACGCCTCCAGTGATGTCCTCGTGGCCGACGACACTGCGAAGAGGAAAGCCATCATTGAGATGAAGAAGTTGGCCTTGTATTCCCGGCAGCGCGCCCTGAGGGACAAGATCGGGAAGCAGATGATGCACTACGACAACCTGGCCATGACCACGAACCGCGCTCAATACCGCCGCATGAAGAAGCAGAACGTCCGGGAAGCCCGCATTACCGAGAAGctggagaagcagcagcgcgatGCGCGCGAGAACCGGCAGAAGAAGAGGCATGACGACCAGATGATGGCGCTTTACAATCATCGCAACGAGGTTCTCAACGCCGGCCAGAGCCAGCGCGGCAAGATGCAGAAGCTCAGCCGTGTCATGTACAACCATCATTTCAACATCGAGAAGGAAGAGCAGAAGCGGATCGAGAGGACCGCCAAGCAGCGTCTACAGGCTCTCAAGGCCAACGACGAAGAGGCCTACCTCAAGCTGCTCGACCAGGCCAAGGATACGCGTATCACTCACTTGCTCCGTCAGACCGATGGCTTCCTGCACCAACTCGCCTCCTCCGtccgcgcccagcagcgggaggccgccgagcgctACGGCCAGGACATCGATGTGCCTgacagcgacgaggaggatgaagagGATGAGGAGAGCAGCCGCAAGATCGACTACTACGCCGTCGCCCACCGCATCAAGGAGGAGGTCACCGAGCAGGCCAGCATCCTAGTTGGCGGCACGCTGAAGGAGTACCAGCTCAAGGGCCTGCAGTGGATGCTGTCGCTCTACAACAACAACCTGAACGGTATCCTGGCCGACGAGATGGGTCTCGGCAAGACGATCCAGACCATCAGTTTGATCACGTACCTGATCGAGAAGAAGCATCAGAACGGCCCCTACTTGGTCATCGTGCCGCTCAGCACGCTTACCAACTGGAACCTCGAGTTTGACAAGTGGGCGCCGTCGGTTGCCAAGGTCGTGTACAAGGGACCTCCCAATGCTCGCAAGATGCAGCAAGAGAAGATCCGCCAGGGCAAGTTCCAGGTCTTGCTCACGACATACGAGTACATCATCAAGGACCGGCCGCTGCTGAGCAAGATCAAGTGGTTCCACATGATCATCGACGAGGGCCATCGCATGAAGAACACCAACTCCAAGCTCAGCGCCACCATTCAGCAGTACTACAGCACCCGCTTCCGCCTTATCCTTACCGGTACCCCTCTACAAAACAACCTTGCCGAACTGTGGGCCATGCTCAACTTCGTCTTGCCCAACATCTTCAAATCCGCCAAGACGTTCGACGAGTGGTTCAACACTCCCTTCGCCAACACGGGTGGCCAAGACAAGATGGAACTCACGGAAGAAGAACAGATTCTCGTCATCCGTCGCCTGCATAAGGTGCTGCGGCCGTTCTTGCTACGTCGCCTCAAGAAGGATGTCGAGAAGGATCTCCCCGACAAGACGGAGAAGGTCATCAAGTGCAAGTTCTCGGCCCTGCAGGCTCGCCTGTATAAGCAGATGGTTACACACCAGAAGATTGCAGTCAGcgacggcaagggcggcaagACGGGCGCCCGTGGCTTGAGCAACATGATCATGCAGCTCCGGAAACTGTGCAACCACCCGTTCGTGTttgacgaggtcgagaaCCAGATGAACCCGGCCAATGTCAGCAACGACCTCCTGTGGAGGACGGCCGGCAAGTTCGAGCTCCTGGACAGGATTCTTCCCAAGTACAAGGCGACGGGCCATCGCGTGTTGATGTTCTTCCAGATGACCGCCATCATGGACATCATGGAAGACTTCCTCCGATACCGAGGCATCCAGTACCTCCGACTCGACGGTACCACCAAGTCGGAAGACCGGTCCGATCTGCTCAAGGAGTTCAACCGGTCGGATTCCCCTTATTTCATGTTCCTGCTTTCCACCCGTGCCGGTGGTCTCGGGTTGAACTTGCAAACCGCCGACACGGTCATCATCTACGATTCCGACTGGAATCCTCACCAGGATTTGCAGGCTCAGGATCGTGCGCATCGTATCGGCCAGAAGAACGAGGTGCGAATCCTGCGGCTGATCAGCTCTGCGTCCGTTGAAGAGAAGatcctcgagcgcgccagGTTCAAGCTGGACATGGACGGCAAGGTCATCCAGGCCGGTCGCTTCGACAACAAGTCCTCCGAGACGGACCGCGATGCCATGCTCAGGACGCTCCTGGAAACGGCGGACATGGCCGAATccggcgagcaggaggagatGGACGACGAAGAGCTCAACATGATCCTCGCTCGGAACGAGGAGGAGCTTAACATCTTCCAGAAGCTGGACGAGGAGAGGTCGCGCGATCCTATCTACGGCACCGCTCCCGGCTGCAAGGGTGTGCCCCGTCTCAtggccgaggacgagttGCCCGATATCTACCTGAACGAGGGTAATCCGGTCGAAGAAGAGTCCGAGGTGTTGCTCGGCCGTGGTGCCCGTGAGCGCACCAAGGTCAAGTACGACGACGGGCTCACGGAGGAGCAGTGGCTCATGGCCgtagacgacgacgaggatacgcccgaggcggcggccgcgcggaaGGCGGCCCGCAAGGAGAAGCGCGAGGCGAACAAGCTGAAGCGCTTGGCGCTGCTGAACGCTTCCATGGAGAACTCGCCGTCCGCCAGCCGCGCTAGCACCGAGGATGTCGAGACACCGGTCAAGAAGCGCGGGCGCAAGCCGGGCAGCAAGAACCAGGAGAAGCGCAAGGCAgaagacggcgacgacgaacCGCCTGCTAAGAAACGCCGCGGACCGCAGGGACGTCCGAAGGCAGTTAGCACGGGCGCGAGCGAGGCCCGTCTGTCGCCGGAGCTGCGCGAGAAGCTGCAGAAGAGCCTGAGGCGCATCTTTGACGGGCTGATGAACCTCGAggtggacgacgacgagccggaGGAGAAGCCCGACGGCGacaaggacgacgacgacgggccgCCGAAGCGGCTCATCATCGGGCCGTTCGTCAAGCTCCCGCCCAAGCGCGACTGGGGCGACTACTACCTCATCATCGCCAACCCGATCTGCATGAACGACATCCAGAAGCGGATAAAGAAGGAGGAGTACAACAGCCTGGCGGACATGCGCAAGGATCTCGACTTGATGGTCAGGAACTGCAGGACCTTCAACGAAGAGAGCAGCGGCATCTGCCAGGATGTGAACCTGATCGAG GCCTTCTTCAAGAAGGAGTTCGAAAAGGAGCTCTCGGAAAACCCGGACCTGCGCGCCCTCGAGGatccctccgcctcctcctcatcgcc caccgccgacggcaccCGCAACACCACGCCCAGCGGCCCGCCCACGCGCATCAAGCTGGTGTCGGGCTCGtccgcgggcgcggccaATGGCGGGCCGGTCAatggcgcgggcggcggcagcggggcgGGGCAGAGCGACGAGGAGTAG